The following DNA comes from Thermococcus sp..
GACCTCTTTGAGAACGTTTCTGGAAAGTTCGATGTGATAACCTTCAACGCCCCCTACCTTCCCGGCAGACCCGAGGAACCCATAGACATTGCTTTGGTCGGTGGAGAGACTGGTAGGGATGTGATAGACCGTTTCATAGTCGAGGTTCCTGACTATTTGAGCGCAAAAGGACGGGTCTACCTCGTCCAGAGCTCGATAACGGGGATTGAGGAGACCCTGAGAAGGTTTGAAGACTCAGGTCTTAGTGCCGGGGTTGTAGCTAAGAGGCACGTCTTTTTTGAGGACATCGTCGTCGTTCAGGCCAGGCGATAGCGTTTTACCTCATGCAGGAGCCTGACCTTCGGTCTCTCGTTGCTTTCTTCCTCCTCACTGGAAAAGAGAACTATCTCTCTGGGTTTGAGCATGGGCTCTGGCTTTATGGTCTTCATGGTGGCAA
Coding sequences within:
- a CDS encoding HemK2/MTQ2 family protein methyltransferase translates to MPTYYGLQILLDENVYEPAEDTFLLAETVEVRPGERALDVGTGTGLIALLMAKKASYVLGVDINPKAVELARKNARLNGIKNVEFKLSDLFENVSGKFDVITFNAPYLPGRPEEPIDIALVGGETGRDVIDRFIVEVPDYLSAKGRVYLVQSSITGIEETLRRFEDSGLSAGVVAKRHVFFEDIVVVQARR